A genome region from Ligilactobacillus cholophilus includes the following:
- a CDS encoding glycosyltransferase family 4 protein has protein sequence MYKIFASLFATILISALLVPFVRHLAFKVGAVDKPNARRVNKKIMPTMGGLAIFIAFNFTNFVLLGRNYPFKQTVALFIAQCVIIITGIIDDIYELKPYQKIIGIVAASLIVYYAARIRMTTITLPFIGSIELGIFSLPITLIWILAITNAVNLIDGLDGLATGIAIIALTTSALTGYFFLNVTNTFISIMMFTLVAALIGFLPYNFHPASIYLGDTGSLFIGFMISVFALFGLKNATFISIIIPLIILGVPITDTVYAIIRRALNKKPIMKPDKHHLHHRLMQMGLSHRQTVLVIYGIALIFSFISLLYPLSNILGSILLTIATLFGLEIFVELIGLVGPNHTPLLNLIKKIVLMPNNHSHDK, from the coding sequence ATGTATAAAATTTTTGCGTCATTGTTCGCAACAATTTTAATTTCTGCATTACTTGTTCCATTTGTACGTCATCTAGCGTTTAAAGTGGGAGCAGTTGATAAACCAAATGCACGAAGAGTGAATAAGAAAATCATGCCTACAATGGGAGGCCTTGCAATTTTTATTGCATTTAATTTTACTAATTTTGTTTTATTAGGTAGAAACTATCCTTTTAAACAAACTGTTGCTTTGTTTATTGCTCAATGTGTGATAATAATTACTGGAATTATTGATGATATTTATGAACTGAAACCATATCAAAAAATAATTGGAATTGTTGCTGCATCATTAATTGTATATTATGCAGCTCGTATTAGAATGACTACAATAACATTGCCATTTATAGGTTCGATTGAGTTAGGAATTTTTAGTTTACCTATTACATTAATTTGGATTTTGGCAATTACTAATGCAGTAAACTTAATTGATGGGTTAGATGGTTTAGCAACAGGAATAGCCATTATAGCTTTAACTACGAGTGCTCTAACAGGATATTTTTTCTTGAATGTTACAAATACATTTATTTCAATTATGATGTTTACATTAGTAGCAGCATTGATTGGCTTTTTGCCATATAATTTTCATCCTGCATCTATTTATCTAGGTGATACAGGATCGTTATTTATTGGATTTATGATTTCGGTATTTGCATTATTTGGATTGAAAAATGCAACTTTCATTTCAATTATTATCCCATTGATTATTCTAGGAGTGCCAATTACTGATACTGTCTATGCAATTATTCGAAGAGCGTTAAATAAAAAACCAATTATGAAGCCAGATAAACACCATTTACATCACAGGTTAATGCAAATGGGATTATCTCATAGACAAACTGTTTTAGTGATTTATGGAATTGCATTGATTTTTTCTTTTATCTCATTGCTTTATCCATTATCAAACATTTTAGGATCAATATTGTTAACAATTGCTACATTATTTGGGTTAGAAATATTTGTTGAGTTGATAGGGCTAGTTGGACCTAATCATACACCTTTATTAAATTTAATTAAGAAAATTGTATTAATGCCAAATAATCATTCGCACGATAAATAA
- a CDS encoding DUF1949 domain-containing protein: protein MSELIIALSYSDFERAKYFFQQNNIPLIDIEYSEQITAVVCTKKSEIEDFYKSFTNYLNKPIEIQIGEEKYQDMEL, encoded by the coding sequence ATGAGTGAACTTATTATTGCTTTGTCATATAGCGATTTTGAACGTGCTAAATATTTTTTTCAACAAAACAATATTCCGTTAATTGATATTGAATATAGTGAGCAAATCACTGCAGTTGTTTGTACAAAAAAATCAGAAATTGAAGACTTTTATAAGTCATTTACAAATTATCTTAACAAGCCAATTGAAATACAAATTGGCGAAGAAAAATATCAAGATATGGAACTTTAG
- a CDS encoding DEAD/DEAH box helicase has product MNLNNFYGRIFTQKQISTSNIIQLKLSGKKALIEKGKYVECQRCYFKNLKAEVKLPNNEFYCRNCIQLGRITSLDMLYHLNEPNIFDIPQKVLTWKGTLSPYQTRCAQELCKKVKQKKDHLIWAVTGAGKTEMLFPMLEENLKAGKRIAIASPRIDVCNELYPRLQSAFKNIKIALLHGKSSMKYFYAQLTICTTHQLMKFKHAFDILVIDEIDSFPFVNDHNLHLTAERSCKKDGVKIYLTATPDEKSMQLIKQKKLSVGYFPLRFHQFPLPEIKFNLDKNLYRNLKKKKLSQFVKNTIQKWEKQGTPFLIFVPELKYLDPVLRCIQSEFPNLLGESVYAADPQRIKKIQALRDGKLRFLVTTTILERGVTFKNLDLMVYGAENNNFTCSSLVQIAGRVGRNKTKPDGDVYFIVKYYNQNVKKAAGQIKYLNRKARKLLNEY; this is encoded by the coding sequence ATGAATTTAAATAATTTTTATGGAAGAATTTTTACGCAGAAACAAATTTCTACATCTAATATTATACAATTAAAATTATCAGGAAAAAAAGCGCTAATTGAGAAAGGAAAGTACGTAGAATGTCAAAGATGTTACTTTAAAAATCTAAAAGCAGAAGTTAAATTACCCAATAATGAGTTTTATTGTCGAAACTGTATTCAATTAGGACGGATAACAAGTTTAGACATGTTATATCATCTTAATGAACCAAATATATTTGATATTCCCCAAAAGGTTTTAACTTGGAAAGGAACTTTGTCACCATATCAAACAAGGTGTGCACAAGAATTATGTAAAAAAGTAAAACAAAAAAAGGATCATCTGATATGGGCTGTTACAGGAGCGGGGAAAACAGAAATGTTATTTCCAATGTTAGAAGAAAATTTAAAAGCTGGAAAAAGAATTGCAATTGCTTCACCTCGAATTGATGTATGTAATGAGCTTTATCCACGACTTCAATCAGCATTTAAAAATATAAAAATTGCATTATTACATGGAAAGAGCTCAATGAAATATTTTTATGCTCAATTAACTATTTGTACAACACATCAATTGATGAAGTTTAAACATGCATTTGATATTTTAGTAATTGATGAAATTGATTCATTTCCTTTTGTAAATGATCATAATTTGCATCTTACAGCAGAACGTTCCTGTAAAAAAGATGGTGTTAAGATTTACTTGACTGCTACTCCAGATGAAAAAAGTATGCAGCTTATAAAACAAAAAAAGTTATCAGTAGGATATTTTCCTTTGAGATTCCATCAATTTCCATTACCAGAAATTAAATTTAATTTGGATAAAAATTTATATAGAAACTTAAAAAAGAAAAAATTATCACAATTTGTTAAAAATACAATTCAAAAGTGGGAAAAACAAGGTACGCCATTTTTAATTTTTGTACCAGAATTAAAATATTTAGATCCGGTGTTAAGGTGCATTCAAAGTGAATTTCCAAATTTATTAGGTGAAAGTGTATATGCAGCAGACCCACAAAGAATTAAAAAGATTCAGGCTTTACGTGATGGAAAACTTCGCTTTTTAGTTACAACAACTATTTTAGAAAGAGGAGTTACTTTTAAAAATTTAGACTTGATGGTATATGGAGCTGAAAATAATAATTTTACATGTTCAAGTTTGGTGCAAATTGCAGGAAGAGTTGGAAGAAATAAGACCAAACCAGATGGTGATGTATATTTCATAGTTAAATATTATAACCAGAATGTTAAAAAGGCTGCAGGACAAATTAAATATCTTAATCGAAAGGCTCGGAAATTGTTGAATGAATACTAA
- a CDS encoding ComF family protein, whose amino-acid sequence MNTKCKLCQQMINYKINLAWIFSFKPIKEKFICKDCYQKFEFIQLPICEGCGRKSNDKTCLDCVKWEKKQKKLLKNRALLVYQNQATKEYFNLYKFIGDYQLRKIFQNKFEKMIMQNYPLKHWIYVPIPVNKSTQEHERMFNQVVGLIENLPYVELLAVDENLHQIKQVEKNRIDRIHTPQPFKFNGKIDLKGKNILLVDDVYTTGTTLYHAQQIMFEHGAKKVHSITLAR is encoded by the coding sequence ATGAATACTAAATGTAAACTATGTCAGCAAATGATCAATTATAAAATTAACTTAGCATGGATTTTCTCTTTTAAACCAATTAAAGAAAAATTTATATGTAAAGATTGTTATCAAAAATTTGAATTTATTCAATTACCAATTTGTGAGGGATGTGGAAGAAAATCAAACGATAAGACTTGTTTAGACTGTGTAAAATGGGAAAAGAAACAGAAAAAATTACTAAAGAATCGTGCATTACTTGTTTATCAAAACCAAGCAACTAAAGAATATTTTAACTTATACAAATTTATAGGAGATTATCAATTACGAAAAATATTTCAAAACAAATTTGAGAAGATGATTATGCAAAATTATCCCCTTAAACATTGGATATATGTTCCAATACCAGTAAATAAAAGTACGCAAGAACATGAAAGAATGTTTAATCAAGTAGTCGGATTAATTGAAAATCTTCCATATGTTGAATTACTAGCAGTTGATGAAAATTTACATCAAATTAAGCAAGTAGAAAAAAATCGTATAGATAGAATACATACTCCGCAACCGTTTAAGTTCAATGGCAAAATAGATTTAAAAGGGAAAAATATTTTGTTGGTTGATGATGTTTATACAACTGGGACTACTTTATATCATGCACAACAAATAATGTTTGAACATGGGGCGAAAAAAGTGCACTCTATTACTTTGGCACGTTAA
- the secA gene encoding preprotein translocase subunit SecA, with protein sequence MVNILKKWVESDKREIKRLDKIANKVEAHAEEMAQLSDEELKAKTPEFKKRYQNGESLDDMLPEAFAVAREAAKRVLGLFPYHVQILGGIVLHQGNIAEMKTGEGKTLTATMPVYLNALSGKGVHVVTVNEYLSERDATEMGELYQWLGLTVGLNVSSKSPEEKREAYNADITYSTNSELGFDYLRDNMVVYKEDMVQRPLNYVIVDEVDSILIDEARTPLIISGQAKGSTSLYVRADRFVKTLKEDEDYNIDLESKTVSLTEEGIQKAEKYFGLTNLFDPDNTALNHHLDNALRANYIMLRDKDYVVQKGEVLIVDQFTGRVMEGRRYSDGLHQAIEAKEHVKIEEETKTMANITYQNFFRMYHKLAGMTGTAKTEEEEFREIYNMQVITIPTNKPVIRDDRSDLLYPTLKSKFNAVADDIERRHKAGQPVLVGTVAVETSEYLSQLLDKRGIPHAVLNAKNHAKEAEIVANAGQKGAVTIATNMAGRGTDIKLGPNVRELGGLAVIGTERHESRRIDNQLRGRSGRQGDPGLSQFYLSLEDDLMLRFGSEKIKDLLQSMKIADDDAVIQSKMITKQVESAQKRVEGNNYDTRKQVLQYDDVMRAQREVIYKQRQQIILEEKSLKKVIMDMIRRTVKHEVEIHTQGDKSEWNLNELAEFAEANMVKEGTISADDFAGKTPDEMIDYLMDRAEENYKHKEKQLNDPEQMLEFEKVVILRVVDDHWTNHIDEMDQLRQSIGLRGYGQLNPLVEYQSDGYQMFERMVADIETDVTKLFLKAEIRQNIRR encoded by the coding sequence ATGGTTAATATTCTTAAAAAATGGGTTGAAAGTGATAAACGCGAAATTAAACGCCTAGACAAAATAGCAAATAAGGTTGAAGCACATGCTGAAGAAATGGCTCAACTTTCAGATGAAGAATTAAAAGCAAAAACACCAGAGTTTAAAAAACGATATCAAAATGGTGAATCATTAGATGATATGCTTCCAGAAGCTTTTGCTGTTGCTCGAGAAGCAGCTAAGCGAGTTTTAGGATTATTTCCATATCACGTACAAATTTTAGGTGGTATTGTTTTACACCAAGGTAATATTGCAGAAATGAAAACTGGTGAAGGAAAGACTTTAACAGCTACTATGCCTGTTTACCTTAATGCACTATCAGGTAAAGGAGTTCATGTTGTAACTGTTAATGAATACCTTTCTGAACGTGATGCTACTGAAATGGGTGAACTATATCAATGGCTTGGTCTAACAGTAGGACTAAATGTATCAAGTAAATCACCAGAAGAAAAACGAGAAGCATATAATGCAGACATTACTTATTCAACAAATAGTGAATTAGGATTTGATTATTTAAGAGATAACATGGTTGTCTATAAAGAAGATATGGTTCAACGTCCTTTGAACTACGTAATTGTTGATGAAGTGGACTCTATTTTAATTGATGAAGCTCGAACACCATTAATTATATCTGGACAAGCAAAGGGTTCAACTTCTTTATACGTTCGTGCAGACCGATTTGTGAAAACGTTAAAAGAAGATGAAGATTATAATATTGATTTGGAATCTAAGACAGTTTCTTTGACTGAAGAAGGAATTCAAAAAGCTGAAAAATATTTTGGATTAACTAACTTATTTGATCCAGATAATACGGCATTGAATCATCATTTAGACAATGCTTTACGTGCTAACTACATTATGCTTCGTGATAAAGATTATGTTGTGCAAAAAGGTGAAGTATTGATTGTTGATCAATTTACTGGACGTGTCATGGAAGGCCGTCGTTATTCTGATGGATTGCATCAAGCAATTGAAGCTAAGGAACATGTGAAAATTGAAGAAGAAACGAAGACAATGGCCAACATTACTTATCAAAACTTCTTCAGAATGTATCATAAATTAGCAGGAATGACAGGTACAGCAAAAACCGAAGAAGAAGAATTCCGTGAAATTTACAATATGCAGGTAATTACGATTCCAACTAATAAACCTGTAATTAGAGATGATCGGTCTGACTTACTATATCCAACATTAAAAAGTAAATTTAATGCAGTTGCAGATGATATTGAACGTCGTCATAAAGCAGGCCAACCAGTTTTAGTTGGTACAGTTGCGGTTGAAACTTCAGAATACTTATCACAATTATTAGATAAGCGTGGAATTCCACATGCTGTTTTGAATGCTAAAAACCATGCTAAGGAAGCTGAAATTGTTGCAAATGCAGGTCAAAAAGGTGCAGTTACAATTGCTACTAACATGGCTGGTCGTGGTACTGATATTAAATTAGGCCCTAATGTACGTGAGTTAGGTGGTCTTGCAGTAATTGGAACGGAACGTCATGAATCTCGAAGAATTGATAATCAATTAAGAGGACGTTCTGGACGTCAAGGAGATCCAGGATTATCTCAATTTTATCTTTCTTTAGAAGATGATTTGATGCTTCGTTTTGGTTCAGAAAAAATTAAAGATTTGCTTCAAAGTATGAAAATTGCAGATGATGATGCAGTAATTCAATCTAAAATGATTACAAAACAAGTTGAATCAGCACAAAAGCGTGTAGAAGGTAATAACTATGATACGCGAAAACAAGTTTTACAATATGATGATGTAATGCGTGCTCAACGTGAAGTTATTTATAAACAACGTCAACAAATCATTTTAGAAGAAAAGTCACTTAAAAAAGTTATTATGGATATGATCCGACGGACTGTTAAACATGAAGTGGAAATTCATACACAAGGTGACAAATCAGAATGGAATTTAAATGAATTAGCAGAATTTGCAGAAGCAAATATGGTTAAAGAAGGAACTATTTCTGCTGATGACTTTGCAGGTAAGACACCAGACGAAATGATTGATTATTTAATGGATCGTGCAGAGGAGAATTACAAACATAAGGAAAAGCAATTAAATGATCCAGAACAAATGCTTGAATTCGAAAAAGTTGTAATTTTACGTGTTGTAGATGACCATTGGACAAACCATATTGATGAGATGGATCAATTAAGACAATCAATTGGATTACGTGGATATGGTCAATTAAATCCATTAGTTGAATATCAATCAGATGGATATCAAATGTTTGAAAGAATGGTTGCGGATATTGAAACAGATGTAACTAAATTATTCTTGAAGGCTGAAATTCGTCAGAATATTCGTCGATAA
- the prfB gene encoding peptide chain release factor 2 (programmed frameshift), with protein sequence MELVDYRNQIQEMNEKISDFRRSLDLDSLEEQIAQNEDTMSDPNFWNDSKKAQNLINENNILKNKYDNFHQLNQAIDDLNVLFELLEEDFEDQDLQNELNEKIKNTQKQLENYQLSLLLNGEYDKNNAILEIHPGAGGTESQDWASMLLRMYTRWAEQHGFIIETADYQIGDEAGIKSVTLLIKGTNAYGYLRSEKGVHRLVRISPFDSAARRHTSFASVNVMPELDDSIEIDLRPEDIKMEVFRSSGAGGQHINKTSSAVRLIHIPTGIVVSSQAQRSQFQNRATAEKMLKAKLYQRELEEKERQKAEIQGKQVDIAWGSQIRSYVFHPYSMIKDHRTDYETGNVQSVMDGDLDGFINAYLQWKLKQENPQ encoded by the exons ATGGAATTAGTAGATTATCGTAATCAAATTCAAGAAATGAATGAAAAAATATCAGACTTTAGGAGGTCTCTT GACTTAGATAGTCTAGAGGAACAGATTGCTCAAAATGAAGATACAATGAGTGATCCAAATTTTTGGAACGATAGCAAAAAAGCACAAAATTTAATTAATGAAAATAATATTTTGAAAAATAAGTATGATAATTTTCATCAATTAAATCAAGCGATCGATGATTTAAATGTTTTATTTGAGTTACTAGAGGAAGATTTTGAAGATCAAGATCTTCAGAATGAACTAAATGAAAAAATAAAAAATACACAAAAACAATTAGAAAATTATCAATTATCTTTATTATTGAATGGCGAGTATGATAAGAATAATGCTATTTTGGAAATACATCCTGGTGCTGGAGGCACAGAGTCACAAGATTGGGCATCTATGCTTCTAAGAATGTATACAAGATGGGCAGAACAGCATGGATTTATAATTGAAACTGCAGATTATCAAATCGGTGATGAAGCAGGTATTAAGAGTGTTACTTTGTTAATCAAAGGAACAAATGCTTATGGTTATTTGCGAAGTGAAAAGGGTGTTCATCGGTTAGTAAGAATTTCACCATTTGATTCGGCTGCTCGTAGACATACCTCATTTGCTTCTGTTAATGTAATGCCAGAATTAGATGATAGTATTGAAATTGATCTAAGACCTGAAGATATAAAAATGGAGGTTTTTCGTTCTAGTGGAGCTGGTGGACAACATATTAATAAAACTTCATCAGCAGTAAGATTAATTCATATTCCTACAGGTATAGTAGTATCAAGTCAGGCTCAACGTTCACAGTTTCAAAATAGAGCAACGGCAGAAAAAATGTTAAAAGCCAAACTATATCAACGTGAATTAGAAGAAAAAGAGAGACAGAAAGCAGAAATACAAGGAAAACAAGTGGATATTGCATGGGGATCACAAATTCGCTCATACGTATTTCATCCTTATTCAATGATAAAGGATCATCGTACGGATTATGAAACCGGCAATGTTCAGAGTGTTATGGATGGAGATTTAGATGGATTTATTAATGCTTATTTACAATGGAAATTAAAGCAAGAGAATCCGCAATAA
- a CDS encoding YigZ family protein: protein MCKKNYFTIKKNGQYRQVIKKSEFICYINRIDSEHEAQNFIDQINKEHNKARHICYAYLLGLNDEIQRESDNGKVIMESPLARLAFLFLML from the coding sequence ATGTGTAAAAAAAATTATTTTACAATAAAAAAGAACGGTCAATATAGACAAGTAATCAAAAAATCAGAATTTATTTGTTACATAAATCGCATAGATTCTGAACATGAAGCTCAAAATTTTATTGATCAAATAAACAAAGAACATAATAAAGCTAGACATATTTGTTATGCATATTTACTTGGATTAAATGATGAAATTCAACGCGAAAGTGATAATGGGAAAGTGATAATGGAGAGCCCGCTGGCACGGCTGGCGTTCCTATTCTTAATGCTTTAA
- the hpf gene encoding ribosome hibernation-promoting factor, HPF/YfiA family, translating to MLKINVRGENIEVTSAIRDYVEKKISKLDKYLDSNANVTAHANLRTYPDKTTKVEVTIPLPYLVLRAEETSPDMYGSIDLVTDKLIRQIRKHKTKINRKSREKGYKHLDFTNENLDDADAEENKIEIVRTKNIAVKPMDSEEAVLQMEMLGHNFFIYEDADTNDINIVYRRRDGKYGLMDINEN from the coding sequence ATGTTAAAAATTAACGTGCGTGGGGAAAATATTGAAGTTACTTCAGCAATTCGGGATTATGTAGAGAAAAAGATATCTAAATTAGATAAATATTTAGACTCAAATGCAAATGTTACAGCACATGCTAATTTGAGGACTTATCCAGATAAGACTACAAAGGTTGAGGTAACAATTCCACTTCCATATTTAGTTTTAAGAGCAGAAGAAACTTCACCTGATATGTATGGCAGTATCGATTTAGTTACGGATAAATTAATACGTCAGATTAGAAAGCATAAAACAAAAATCAATCGCAAGTCGCGTGAAAAGGGTTATAAGCATTTAGATTTTACTAATGAAAATTTAGATGATGCAGATGCAGAAGAAAATAAAATTGAAATAGTACGAACAAAAAATATTGCTGTTAAACCAATGGACAGTGAGGAAGCTGTATTACAAATGGAAATGTTAGGACATAATTTCTTTATTTACGAAGATGCTGATACAAATGATATTAATATAGTTTATCGTCGGCGTGATGGAAAATATGGCTTGATGGATATTAATGAAAATTAA